Proteins encoded together in one candidate division WOR-3 bacterium window:
- a CDS encoding CoA transferase subunit A, protein MKELESGIGELFQPPDPDGFREWVHKHKNTRMVPKVMSEQEAIARFVKDGDYIGTELYGTVRGPMSLIRELVRQGKKHLRVAGQGIHEIDLLLAADMVDALDITYIGWEVYGISHILRRAVESGRVKTTEWSNAAISWRFKAASMGVPFIPVRSMLGTDTLKYSAAKVVEDPWTGKPICLLPALYLDVGFIHVHQADEFGNCRIEGISGFAFELARASRTLIVSTEEIVPTEEIRRYPERTIIPYYLVDAVVLAKYGSHPGEMCYRYWRDEEHLLQFYKDSADPEKTRAYLDKWVYGCKNHDDYVQKVGIERLKQLEKMIGGR, encoded by the coding sequence ATGAAGGAACTGGAATCAGGAATAGGTGAACTTTTTCAACCCCCGGACCCGGATGGCTTCCGGGAATGGGTTCACAAGCACAAAAATACCAGAATGGTCCCCAAGGTAATGAGTGAACAGGAAGCGATAGCCCGATTTGTTAAAGACGGCGACTACATCGGTACCGAGCTTTACGGTACAGTTCGGGGTCCGATGTCATTGATTCGCGAACTGGTCCGACAGGGCAAGAAACACTTAAGGGTTGCGGGTCAGGGAATTCATGAAATTGACCTCCTGCTCGCCGCTGATATGGTTGATGCCCTGGACATCACTTATATCGGCTGGGAAGTATACGGGATATCTCATATTCTACGCCGCGCAGTGGAATCAGGTCGGGTGAAAACTACCGAATGGTCTAATGCTGCCATCTCATGGCGGTTTAAAGCAGCATCAATGGGTGTTCCATTTATTCCAGTCCGTTCCATGCTCGGCACCGACACCTTGAAGTACTCAGCTGCCAAAGTTGTCGAAGACCCGTGGACCGGCAAGCCTATCTGTTTACTTCCTGCCCTCTACCTTGATGTCGGATTCATCCATGTCCACCAGGCAGATGAGTTTGGAAATTGCCGGATTGAAGGTATCTCCGGGTTTGCATTTGAACTGGCTCGGGCGTCAAGGACCCTGATAGTTTCAACCGAAGAAATTGTGCCTACTGAAGAAATCCGACGTTACCCGGAAAGAACCATCATCCCTTACTATCTGGTTGATGCGGTTGTTCTGGCAAAGTACGGTTCCCATCCGGGCGAGATGTGTTACCGCTACTGGCGGGACGAGGAGCATCTCCTCCAGTTTTACAAAGACTCCGCCGACCCGGAGAAAACCCGTGCCTATCTGGATAAATGGGTATACGGCTGTAAAAACCACGATGACTATGTCCAGAAGGTCGGAATAGAAAGGTTAAAACAACTGGAAAAAATGATTGGAGGTCGTTAA
- a CDS encoding TonB family protein has translation MNDVARNIGALDFEERYYAIAIRVALIAALVIAIGAFVLLPKEFVVKPYQLRRSVEMVMENLPPQLEKIAEPPKVAKPSVPVAAASEAEVQATTVEATTFTEVTKKTEETDIPVVAFWKVEVKPNPVDIPKPVYPDLARNAGIEGQCVVEALVDVDGSIIEARIIKSSGNQSLDAAAVEAAYKAKFTPAKQRDKAVRVWVSIPYRFTLQ, from the coding sequence ATGAACGATGTAGCGCGAAATATCGGAGCCTTAGATTTTGAGGAGCGTTACTATGCAATAGCAATTCGAGTTGCCCTTATTGCAGCATTGGTAATTGCAATTGGTGCCTTTGTTCTGCTTCCCAAAGAGTTTGTGGTAAAGCCTTATCAATTACGACGTTCTGTGGAAATGGTTATGGAGAATCTACCCCCGCAATTGGAAAAGATTGCCGAACCCCCAAAGGTGGCAAAGCCTTCGGTACCTGTAGCTGCAGCCAGTGAGGCCGAGGTTCAGGCAACCACGGTGGAAGCGACTACTTTCACTGAGGTTACCAAAAAAACGGAGGAGACCGATATCCCGGTTGTCGCTTTCTGGAAAGTCGAAGTAAAACCCAATCCGGTAGATATTCCCAAACCAGTTTATCCGGACCTGGCACGGAATGCGGGAATTGAAGGGCAGTGCGTGGTAGAGGCACTGGTTGATGTTGATGGTTCGATAATCGAGGCGCGGATAATTAAGAGTTCGGGAAATCAGTCTTTGGATGCGGCCGCGGTCGAAGCCGCATACAAAGCGAAATTCACCCCGGCGAAACAGCGGGATAAGGCGGTACGGGTGTGGGTGTCCATCCCTTACCGTTTTACTCTGCAGTAG
- a CDS encoding biopolymer transporter ExbD produces the protein MKKIGERKIATPNIPTASTGDIAFLLIIFFMVATHFRTERGLKINLPQAEMTERILKRRNVAAVWVDATGRMTIQDNLVNPAMITAIMSEKVIENPELVVLLQADKDVKYGFVTDVLEALKDARAFKVTFATSYAKGGG, from the coding sequence ATGAAAAAGATAGGTGAGAGGAAGATCGCAACACCCAATATTCCGACCGCTTCCACTGGTGATATCGCATTTCTTTTAATCATCTTCTTCATGGTGGCTACCCATTTCCGAACCGAACGGGGATTGAAGATAAATTTACCCCAAGCGGAGATGACAGAGCGAATTCTCAAAAGGCGCAATGTCGCGGCAGTATGGGTTGATGCCACTGGCAGAATGACGATTCAGGACAACCTGGTGAATCCAGCAATGATTACCGCGATAATGAGTGAGAAGGTCATCGAGAATCCAGAACTTGTGGTTTTACTTCAGGCAGATAAGGATGTGAAATATGGGTTTGTAACCGATGTACTCGAGGCGTTAAAGGATGCTCGGGCATTCAAGGTTACTTTTGCGACAAGCTATGCTAAAGGGGGTGGTTAA
- a CDS encoding T9SS type A sorting domain-containing protein: MRSLYMLMVLVPALLFAGNLQPVTILPQEPAQMNGSSVTPVPNRQATAPTANIYAVGRVDTVGGTTYDWQFNGPVYRTIVNSPAYGLHVGWMFSATENPWPDRNMRYNFYDYTAGDWNWVDPDFMASGVGVYTARAGFGHLDADPVEGVAMFTAHITGSSGSLIPALGKDMAPGTGIFDFCRGEPNCDAYQWPPISIDGQQVVHCALIDAATQDQLYYTRVPTWCNWESPVSIVGSQPDPMFPDHNIAASKVSQKVCVTWVYSEGSPYEPAYYRISNDGGTTWEEPTELTPPPAYSGDTIASFHITSLFPWYDEQDRLHIVAGIIPSVRETLYIIPAEIWHWCPDNTPQWSKVHRAGCDPMNLQAGVGYNAAYACRPSIGQDRDGNLYVAWEQFDSSNVEPVNSVLRADIFAAASTDGGNTWLPAVKLTQAGTSSCRFPCVADKMVDMGGARYMPVLYEIDQQAGFVVQGQGNSTNNPYVVQWVPVESLGVPYGIAEGARTPTRLELSANPNPFTNHTVISYALPQSGNVTLTLYDAAGRPVQNLFTGYRAAGRYTFNLNNSKLAAGIYFYTLTTGNSSVTKKLTVVR, from the coding sequence ATGCGCAGTTTGTATATGCTGATGGTGCTGGTACCAGCACTCTTGTTTGCTGGTAACCTCCAGCCTGTGACGATTCTGCCTCAGGAACCGGCACAGATGAATGGTTCATCTGTAACACCGGTGCCAAACAGGCAGGCAACAGCGCCAACCGCAAATATCTATGCGGTGGGCAGAGTTGATACCGTAGGTGGCACAACCTACGACTGGCAGTTCAACGGTCCGGTTTATCGCACAATCGTAAATTCACCTGCTTACGGACTCCACGTAGGCTGGATGTTCTCAGCTACTGAAAACCCCTGGCCTGACCGAAATATGCGCTACAACTTCTACGACTACACCGCCGGCGATTGGAACTGGGTTGACCCAGACTTTATGGCGTCTGGGGTCGGTGTTTATACAGCAAGAGCTGGCTTCGGTCATCTTGACGCTGACCCGGTAGAAGGGGTGGCAATGTTTACCGCTCATATTACTGGGTCTAGTGGAAGCCTGATTCCGGCTCTTGGTAAGGATATGGCACCGGGGACCGGGATTTTTGACTTCTGCCGTGGTGAACCCAACTGCGACGCGTATCAATGGCCCCCGATTTCCATCGACGGTCAGCAGGTTGTCCACTGTGCATTGATTGATGCAGCAACACAGGACCAGTTGTACTACACCCGGGTACCAACCTGGTGCAACTGGGAAAGTCCGGTAAGCATTGTTGGCTCCCAGCCCGACCCAATGTTCCCGGACCATAACATCGCCGCTTCCAAGGTAAGTCAGAAGGTTTGCGTTACTTGGGTGTACTCAGAGGGTTCACCCTATGAGCCGGCGTACTATCGCATTTCTAATGATGGTGGAACAACCTGGGAAGAGCCGACCGAACTGACGCCGCCTCCGGCATATTCCGGTGATACAATTGCCTCTTTTCATATCACATCTCTTTTCCCATGGTATGACGAACAGGATCGCCTTCACATCGTTGCTGGAATAATCCCAAGCGTTCGCGAAACACTTTACATCATCCCTGCCGAAATCTGGCACTGGTGCCCGGACAACACACCGCAGTGGTCTAAGGTTCATCGTGCCGGTTGTGATCCGATGAACCTTCAGGCGGGTGTTGGGTATAATGCAGCCTACGCCTGCCGTCCAAGCATCGGGCAGGACCGGGATGGTAATCTTTATGTTGCATGGGAGCAGTTTGACTCTTCGAATGTTGAGCCGGTAAACAGCGTCCTCAGGGCAGATATCTTTGCAGCGGCTTCAACCGATGGTGGCAACACTTGGTTGCCGGCTGTTAAACTGACTCAGGCAGGAACTTCATCCTGTAGGTTCCCCTGTGTTGCGGACAAGATGGTGGATATGGGCGGCGCCCGTTATATGCCAGTACTGTATGAAATTGACCAGCAGGCAGGATTTGTTGTGCAGGGTCAGGGCAATTCGACCAACAATCCATATGTAGTCCAATGGGTACCGGTGGAGTCACTTGGTGTGCCTTATGGTATTGCCGAAGGAGCAAGAACACCCACGCGACTGGAACTGAGCGCAAATCCGAATCCGTTCACTAATCATACAGTCATTTCTTATGCGCTACCCCAGTCAGGTAATGTCACCCTTACTCTGTATGACGCTGCGGGTCGGCCGGTTCAGAACCTGTTTACCGGATACCGTGCGGCGGGGCGTTACACCTTTAACCTAAACAACAGCAAACTTGCTGCCGGAATTTACTTCTATACTCTCACTACCGGAAACTCTTCTGTTACCAAGAAGCTGACGGTAGTTCGCTAA
- a CDS encoding biopolymer transporter ExbD: MALSLRPRTKGSSEPNIPTASTGDIAFLILIFFMSTSIFSREKGLKIVLPEKGAETKIKAENILTVAVNQTGQVLIGDRIVNVPEVHTLVREELDKNPELAVALRVSRSAPYQIMVEVFDQLKIAKAERISLVPVQEEGGGQ, encoded by the coding sequence ATGGCATTGAGTTTGCGGCCGCGGACAAAAGGTTCGAGTGAGCCCAACATTCCGACCGCTTCTACAGGCGACATTGCATTTCTGATACTGATTTTCTTTATGTCTACCAGTATTTTCAGTAGGGAGAAGGGGTTGAAGATTGTTCTTCCAGAAAAGGGAGCGGAAACGAAGATCAAGGCGGAGAATATTCTAACGGTTGCGGTTAACCAAACTGGCCAGGTTTTGATTGGCGATCGGATTGTTAATGTTCCTGAGGTTCATACCCTAGTGCGCGAAGAACTGGACAAAAATCCTGAACTGGCGGTTGCTTTAAGAGTTAGTCGGAGTGCGCCTTACCAGATAATGGTTGAGGTGTTTGACCAGTTGAAGATTGCCAAAGCCGAACGCATCAGTCTGGTTCCCGTACAGGAAGAAGGAGGCGGTCAATGA
- a CDS encoding MotA/TolQ/ExbB proton channel family protein codes for MIQEFKDGGGIMWFLLACAVLGIALTLERLFTIFIRMRVNVKKFSQQLIQTIDKNGIQAGVKLCDETPSPVAKVLKAALLKASEGKTVMEDAIVRAGATELAFLDRGMALLAGLTTVAPFFGFLGTVTGMISAFKAIAAVGEVDPTVVSSGIAEALITTKWGLIIAAPLSIVYILISGRINGYLRDMETAASELMDYLVTKSGVCKE; via the coding sequence ATGATACAGGAATTTAAAGACGGCGGCGGCATAATGTGGTTTCTACTTGCGTGTGCCGTATTAGGCATCGCGTTGACACTGGAAAGGCTGTTTACAATATTCATCCGCATGCGGGTGAATGTTAAAAAGTTCAGCCAGCAGTTGATTCAGACGATTGACAAAAATGGCATTCAAGCCGGGGTGAAACTGTGCGACGAGACCCCGAGTCCCGTAGCCAAGGTTTTGAAGGCAGCGCTGTTGAAAGCCAGTGAAGGTAAGACGGTGATGGAAGATGCGATCGTTCGCGCCGGAGCAACCGAACTTGCTTTTCTTGACCGGGGTATGGCACTTCTTGCTGGTTTGACGACAGTTGCGCCTTTCTTCGGCTTTCTTGGTACTGTCACCGGAATGATTAGCGCCTTTAAGGCGATTGCGGCGGTTGGCGAAGTTGACCCAACCGTTGTTTCCAGCGGTATCGCCGAAGCGCTTATCACAACAAAGTGGGGTCTGATTATCGCCGCGCCATTGTCAATTGTTTATATTTTGATTTCCGGCCGGATAAATGGCTACCTGCGGGATATGGAAACCGCAGCGAGCGAGTTGATGGACTATCTTGTAACTAAGAGCGGTGTCTGTAAGGAGTGA
- a CDS encoding PorV/PorQ family protein — MEHWKKLSIFIIVFVVVSPGFAAFTKVGMAGLPFLKIGVGRGTGMGEAFVAIANDASATYWNPAGLALVPNRQLTLNHIDWVKDISHEFIAAVIPSNFGNFGISVTALSLGQFEETTIDEYQGTGRTFSGADLAAGISYARMFTDKLCFGLTAKFISEKIWDVGTSGMAFDFGVHYNTGWRNLRMGMVIANFGPDLLYAGSQLNFTYNPDWEWPWTREPIPATYLTETFPLPVLFRLGLAYDIFNNDANTLTAAVDLNHFNDVNEKVNIGLEYRTGMFALRGGYILNTDVNYAANIGWETGISFGAGFRVKPNPNFALGLDYGYRNLGRLGMSHRLTLGVDF; from the coding sequence ATGGAACACTGGAAAAAATTGTCAATATTCATTATAGTTTTTGTGGTCGTCTCACCCGGTTTTGCTGCTTTCACCAAAGTTGGTATGGCGGGGTTGCCCTTTTTGAAAATTGGTGTTGGCAGAGGAACCGGAATGGGGGAAGCATTTGTGGCGATTGCGAATGATGCATCGGCGACCTACTGGAATCCTGCCGGTCTTGCACTGGTGCCCAACCGTCAGTTGACTTTAAACCACATTGATTGGGTTAAAGATATCAGTCACGAGTTCATTGCTGCGGTCATTCCGTCTAATTTTGGAAATTTTGGAATTTCGGTTACCGCACTCTCTTTGGGTCAATTTGAAGAGACAACGATCGATGAGTATCAAGGAACAGGTAGAACTTTTAGTGGTGCAGACTTGGCGGCAGGGATTTCCTATGCCCGAATGTTTACCGACAAACTTTGCTTTGGACTCACCGCGAAATTTATCTCGGAAAAAATCTGGGATGTCGGAACGAGTGGAATGGCGTTTGATTTTGGCGTCCATTACAACACCGGATGGCGTAATTTACGGATGGGGATGGTAATTGCCAATTTTGGTCCGGATTTACTCTACGCAGGTAGCCAACTCAACTTTACATATAACCCGGACTGGGAATGGCCCTGGACCAGAGAACCCATCCCGGCAACCTACCTTACAGAAACTTTTCCGTTACCGGTTTTGTTTCGCTTGGGGCTTGCCTACGACATTTTTAACAATGATGCGAATACGCTAACTGCAGCGGTTGATTTGAATCATTTCAACGATGTCAATGAAAAGGTAAATATCGGACTGGAATACCGAACCGGTATGTTTGCGCTGCGGGGTGGCTATATACTAAACACCGATGTGAATTACGCGGCGAATATCGGCTGGGAAACCGGAATTTCATTCGGAGCAGGGTTTCGAGTTAAGCCAAATCCCAATTTTGCGCTGGGGCTGGATTACGGATATCGGAATCTTGGTAGATTAGGAATGTCGCACCGTTTGACACTGGGAGTGGATTTTTAG
- a CDS encoding PQQ-like beta-propeller repeat protein — translation MGIACLWLLISLLNSTPDKNVVTLESIRASQSLLWGPGHLLWTFQGVDDVECVAPFWDIDGDGINDVLAESFDAGTTGPAHFFCLSGMSGDTIWAIWPTGGISNSGGWGDQCVAAVPDLNGDGLGDALLGTAWGGRTVFTISGSDGSTIWSYDTYQDSIASGWVYCVAPMPDVDGDSIYEVLAGTGTYCQTVFCFSGANGTILWRFYAEDAIGTVCAIPDVNGDGYADVVAGAWGNSRDRRVYCISGNSRGNQPQVLWSYIAAGDVYCVRSVPDVNHNGVDDVIASTWGNYVYCLEGSTGQLIWATNIGSYGMRVELLGDINGDTVPEVIVGSWDPAVIVLDGRSGTQLWRTSVGDDVWTVYPIGDVNGDGYPDVVGGSGDGNIYCLSGREGLIIWNYATGGWVNSVRSIADVNGDMLDDVIAGNQYRESPGYVYCIEGDTLSSAIKETKPLLGMVMLLGSGTIYDLTGRRANKVRPGVYFLISHEGGRTVRQKLLVRQ, via the coding sequence ATGGGTATCGCGTGTTTATGGTTACTGATATCGTTATTAAACTCAACACCGGATAAAAATGTTGTAACCCTGGAAAGTATCCGGGCATCACAGTCCCTTCTGTGGGGACCGGGGCATTTATTATGGACATTTCAAGGCGTCGATGATGTAGAGTGTGTTGCTCCTTTCTGGGATATTGATGGCGATGGTATAAATGATGTTCTCGCAGAATCTTTTGACGCCGGAACAACTGGACCGGCCCATTTTTTCTGTCTATCCGGTATGTCCGGTGATACAATATGGGCAATCTGGCCTACAGGTGGAATAAGTAACAGTGGTGGTTGGGGCGACCAGTGCGTTGCGGCAGTTCCGGACTTGAATGGTGATGGTTTAGGCGATGCGCTGTTGGGCACCGCATGGGGTGGCAGGACAGTTTTTACCATCAGTGGCAGCGATGGGTCAACTATCTGGTCTTATGACACCTATCAGGATTCAATCGCTTCAGGGTGGGTCTATTGTGTTGCTCCGATGCCCGATGTTGATGGCGATTCTATTTACGAAGTTTTAGCCGGTACCGGTACTTATTGCCAGACCGTTTTCTGCTTTTCTGGCGCCAATGGAACAATCCTGTGGCGTTTTTACGCCGAAGACGCAATTGGTACGGTATGCGCGATTCCGGATGTAAATGGAGATGGCTATGCCGATGTGGTTGCTGGTGCTTGGGGTAATAGCCGTGACCGCCGGGTATATTGTATCAGTGGAAATAGCCGTGGCAATCAACCTCAGGTTCTCTGGTCTTATATTGCCGCCGGTGATGTTTATTGTGTTCGTTCGGTACCAGATGTAAATCACAACGGGGTCGATGATGTAATTGCCTCAACTTGGGGCAATTATGTTTACTGTCTTGAAGGCAGTACCGGACAGTTGATTTGGGCAACAAATATTGGTAGTTACGGGATGCGAGTTGAACTGCTGGGCGATATCAACGGCGATACAGTTCCGGAGGTGATTGTCGGTTCTTGGGATCCTGCGGTGATTGTACTTGATGGGAGGAGTGGCACTCAGTTGTGGCGAACCTCAGTGGGCGATGATGTCTGGACTGTTTATCCGATTGGTGATGTTAATGGCGATGGTTATCCGGATGTTGTCGGTGGTTCCGGTGACGGCAACATTTACTGTTTAAGTGGCAGGGAAGGACTGATTATCTGGAATTACGCAACTGGAGGATGGGTAAATTCGGTACGGAGCATCGCTGATGTTAATGGTGATATGCTGGATGATGTAATCGCCGGTAATCAGTATCGGGAATCGCCTGGCTATGTTTACTGTATTGAGGGTGATACTCTGTCATCGGCGATAAAAGAGACAAAGCCGTTGTTAGGAATGGTTATGCTCCTTGGCTCGGGAACAATTTATGACCTAACTGGCAGAAGGGCAAACAAAGTGCGTCCCGGGGTATATTTTTTGATTTCTCATGAAGGAGGCAGAACCGTGCGGCAGAAGTTATTGGTAAGACAATGA
- a CDS encoding TonB-dependent receptor, which produces MTKKVLGLLFILLLGIALAGETGRIRGRVVDAKTGEPLIGANVLVEGTMLGAATDINGEYLISNVPAGNQTLIVSYVGYQTQRRSNVLVMVDQTIKEDFRLSPGTVEMGVVEVKGKREAIVRTDPTTSRYMTTDEFTKMPVATLADIVRLQAGVVTSPAYGQHLRGGRPDEVMYYVDGVATSDPLFGYQAARVNPEATAEVVVISGGFDAEYGEAMSGIIQVITKEGRENVQGRFRMTTDEIFPAPLNFGDNRYEASIGGPLFGVKPLRYFLSGELYFADDYNPMRYKLPHQQRQDYKATGKITYSLPLGQGLKMTADGYVAREQYGLYPYDRESENHLGFKYNLDHFLSRRERVKKFNISANHMLTKSTIYTLRMSYFSNERMIGIRDLEREANERNYSLRFWEDYIFKAEDTVRKDPNVIFHPMPGYVEQSKSNTNNPWGVYNLFYGFGDYRYFQLHWSDVWTLKGDITHNVGKVHEFKAGGELRQNYLHRRYNSLPWDPNPFVDLYDFNPIGAAFFVQDRMDFEDLVVRLGVRLDYLDPKAYKRANPADIEDTTMVRALQKYKFSPRVGISFPITTKTKFRFSYGHFFQTPAYHFLYDNISSAAYARGNQIIGNVDLKAQQTIAYELGLEQQLTDVLVFDATAYYKDVFDLMGVRYQPAVPMGYYPIVNEEYGNIRGFELGLQKLESNYWNARLSYGLSIARGTASYAYEWYYERYRYGVDPVTGEEMEPPRRDYALEFDERHNAKISVGCEFPDDFASILLRQFNASVLFNYGSGLPYTPREVRRLNAGRPTAERNSARMPARFTADLNATKYIKVGKFRLGLTCVVTNLFDNEVVQWVYGATGLPDDDGYIATYSPANWVLDPDVTLLNTGKYNPVRDVNHDGYITDVEEYIAYKLAYLDFVNNPVNYGPPRQVKVGLVFEF; this is translated from the coding sequence ATGACAAAAAAGGTATTGGGGTTGTTATTTATATTATTGCTGGGTATAGCACTTGCGGGTGAAACCGGAAGAATTCGGGGGCGAGTTGTTGATGCGAAAACCGGTGAGCCATTGATTGGCGCCAATGTGCTTGTGGAAGGGACAATGCTGGGTGCAGCAACCGATATTAATGGGGAATACCTTATCAGTAATGTACCTGCCGGTAATCAAACCTTGATAGTTTCTTATGTTGGATACCAGACCCAGCGTCGTTCCAATGTTCTGGTAATGGTTGACCAGACTATAAAAGAAGATTTTCGGCTTTCTCCGGGAACGGTGGAAATGGGTGTAGTAGAAGTTAAAGGTAAAAGGGAAGCAATTGTCCGTACCGACCCAACCACCAGCCGGTATATGACAACCGATGAGTTTACTAAAATGCCCGTTGCAACCCTTGCTGATATTGTTCGGTTACAGGCAGGCGTTGTTACCAGTCCCGCCTACGGTCAGCATCTCCGAGGAGGTAGACCTGATGAGGTAATGTACTATGTGGATGGTGTTGCAACTTCAGACCCGTTGTTTGGTTATCAAGCAGCACGGGTTAATCCCGAGGCAACCGCCGAAGTGGTGGTAATTTCGGGCGGTTTTGATGCCGAGTACGGGGAAGCGATGTCCGGGATTATTCAGGTTATTACTAAAGAGGGAAGGGAAAATGTCCAGGGCCGGTTTCGAATGACGACAGACGAAATTTTCCCTGCGCCGCTAAATTTTGGCGATAACCGATATGAGGCGTCAATCGGTGGGCCACTTTTTGGTGTAAAACCGCTACGCTATTTTCTTTCTGGTGAACTTTATTTTGCCGATGATTATAATCCTATGCGCTATAAACTTCCCCATCAGCAACGCCAGGATTATAAAGCCACTGGAAAAATAACCTACTCTTTGCCGTTAGGTCAAGGGTTGAAAATGACGGCCGATGGTTATGTGGCGCGGGAGCAGTACGGACTCTATCCTTACGACCGGGAGAGCGAAAACCATCTTGGTTTTAAATACAACCTCGACCACTTTCTGTCCCGGCGGGAAAGAGTTAAGAAGTTTAACATCTCTGCCAACCATATGCTGACAAAATCCACGATATACACCCTGCGTATGAGTTATTTCAGTAATGAACGGATGATTGGTATTCGGGATTTAGAACGTGAAGCCAATGAACGTAATTACTCCTTGCGTTTCTGGGAAGATTACATCTTCAAGGCGGAAGATACGGTGCGTAAAGACCCGAATGTCATTTTTCACCCGATGCCCGGCTATGTTGAACAGTCCAAATCTAACACCAACAACCCGTGGGGCGTTTACAATCTGTTCTACGGTTTTGGGGATTATCGGTATTTTCAGTTGCACTGGTCAGATGTGTGGACTCTGAAGGGAGACATTACGCACAATGTCGGAAAGGTCCACGAATTCAAAGCGGGTGGGGAGTTGCGACAGAATTATCTACATCGCCGTTACAACTCATTACCTTGGGACCCGAACCCGTTTGTTGACCTTTATGACTTCAATCCGATCGGTGCGGCTTTTTTTGTTCAAGACCGAATGGACTTTGAGGATTTAGTTGTGCGATTAGGAGTGCGCCTTGATTATCTTGACCCGAAGGCTTACAAACGAGCAAACCCGGCGGATATTGAAGATACGACGATGGTGCGGGCGTTGCAAAAGTATAAATTTTCTCCTCGGGTTGGTATTTCGTTTCCTATAACCACGAAGACGAAGTTCCGATTTAGTTATGGACACTTCTTCCAGACACCGGCTTACCATTTTCTCTACGATAACATCTCTTCAGCCGCTTATGCCCGCGGCAATCAGATAATTGGTAATGTTGACCTCAAAGCACAACAGACGATTGCTTACGAGTTGGGTCTGGAACAGCAGTTAACTGATGTTTTGGTGTTCGACGCAACCGCATATTACAAAGATGTTTTTGACTTGATGGGTGTGCGCTATCAACCTGCGGTGCCAATGGGTTATTATCCCATAGTCAATGAGGAGTACGGCAATATTCGCGGTTTTGAACTTGGTTTACAGAAACTGGAGTCAAATTACTGGAACGCGCGGCTGTCGTACGGTTTATCCATTGCACGGGGCACCGCATCTTATGCCTACGAATGGTACTACGAGCGATATCGTTATGGAGTAGACCCGGTTACAGGTGAGGAGATGGAACCCCCGCGCCGCGATTACGCTCTAGAGTTTGATGAACGGCACAACGCCAAAATTTCTGTGGGTTGCGAGTTCCCCGATGACTTTGCATCAATTTTGCTGCGTCAGTTCAACGCTTCAGTGCTTTTCAATTACGGTTCAGGGTTGCCCTACACCCCACGTGAGGTTCGAAGATTAAATGCCGGCAGACCGACCGCGGAGCGTAATTCAGCCCGGATGCCGGCGAGATTCACTGCGGACTTGAACGCGACCAAGTATATAAAAGTTGGTAAGTTCAGACTGGGATTAACCTGTGTTGTTACAAACCTGTTTGATAACGAAGTGGTTCAGTGGGTTTATGGCGCTACCGGATTACCCGATGATGATGGTTATATTGCAACTTATTCACCAGCGAACTGGGTTCTTGACCCTGATGTAACACTACTGAACACCGGGAAGTACAATCCGGTACGCGATGTAAATCATGACGGCTATATCACCGATGTTGAGGAGTATATCGCATATAAACTTGCTTACCTTGACTTTGTCAATAATCCAGTTAACTACGGACCACCAAGACAGGTTAAGGTGGGATTGGTGTTTGAATTTTAG